Proteins from one Fibrobacter sp. genomic window:
- the coaE gene encoding dephospho-CoA kinase (Dephospho-CoA kinase (CoaE) performs the final step in coenzyme A biosynthesis.), which translates to MKGMKKIGITGTIGAGKSLASSLLRERGHDVLDADSQVHELYRNCKELRAELSAAFGQECLTEEGVNRKFFAGLIFGDANARKRLEGIVYPYLTQAVRDFFDGNSGDTASAKPRFLEAAILSRVPEIVGMLDEIWVVDAPEATRLQRLIARGMDAEDAKRRILDQAGVCDIALFPGKNLRTIENKEGIQNLEQQLDSLLAE; encoded by the coding sequence ATGAAAGGCATGAAGAAAATCGGCATCACGGGTACAATCGGCGCGGGCAAATCGCTCGCCTCGTCGCTCCTGCGGGAACGCGGGCACGACGTTCTCGATGCCGACAGCCAGGTTCACGAGCTATACCGGAACTGCAAGGAACTGCGTGCGGAGCTTTCTGCCGCATTCGGGCAGGAATGCCTTACCGAAGAGGGCGTGAACCGCAAGTTCTTCGCCGGATTGATTTTTGGCGATGCAAATGCACGCAAGCGCCTGGAGGGAATCGTCTATCCGTACTTGACGCAGGCCGTCCGCGACTTCTTTGACGGGAATTCAGGTGACACCGCAAGTGCGAAACCGCGATTCCTGGAAGCGGCCATCCTTTCGCGCGTTCCCGAAATTGTCGGGATGCTCGACGAAATCTGGGTGGTTGACGCCCCCGAAGCGACCCGGTTGCAGCGCCTGATTGCGCGCGGGATGGATGCGGAAGACGCAAAACGCCGGATCCTTGACCAGGCCGGCGTATGCGATATCGCGCTTTTTCCGGGAAAGAATCTGCGCACCATAGAAAACAAAGAAGGAATCCAGAACCTGGAACAGCAACTGGATTCCCTGCTTGCGGAGTAA
- a CDS encoding family 43 glycosylhydrolase gives MKFAKTAKIAAVIGLGLSTAAMAENPIIQTYYSPDPAPVVFGDTVCVYTGNDEGGHFFTMHGWRVSCTTDMVNWTDKGTLILSNESFGGNAKKNGDWAAQVVRRNGKYYYYVTVESTRGGRAINVAVADKPEGPFKDARNGQHLAGPNWDYIDPTVWIDDDGQAWLYWGNPKLYYAKLKENMIEFDGEIKVFDMSRGFSPGGNSVYTEGPWIHKRNNKYYMLYASHGTGNGGERISYSTSDSPTGPWTWGGLIMEPGNGAAFTNHCGIIDFKGRSFFFYHNQKNVSGGGYSRSTAIEEFTWNADGTIPTIKPTNNGVVKPIKNLDPFDRVEAETKSWVGGMTVDKPRDPEGGNYTIINHVASENGAVYLTNMGSNFYTKVRSVDMGDGAKQIVVCTKGNGGKLELHAGSESGALLASMTIPSSSKWQENMFDLNDASGVEDLFFVVKQGGFDFDYWYMEGAVPPVPQTAYNDKPATIPGKVEAENYDVGGHNKAFYDMDRENQGKAYREDEVDIVAIDDSKCGETACTGYAIGYTQEDEWVEYTINVTADAKYDITANIATAFETAGMQLFVDDKAITDAITFEKVDSVFTTYKVVDIGSVELKKGEHVLKLLITGAYLNVDWLQFTDPNAGPISIAKNVRLDVHAQNTFDVYGLSGQHLGRVELQGETVAKALARDGFARGIYMVRDLGHTKAFRVHVK, from the coding sequence ATGAAGTTCGCAAAAACTGCAAAAATTGCCGCAGTCATTGGTCTTGGGCTCAGCACCGCAGCCATGGCCGAAAACCCGATTATCCAGACATACTACTCTCCGGACCCGGCTCCGGTTGTATTCGGCGACACGGTTTGCGTGTACACCGGTAACGACGAGGGCGGTCACTTCTTCACGATGCACGGCTGGCGCGTCTCTTGCACTACCGACATGGTGAACTGGACCGATAAGGGCACGCTTATCCTTTCGAACGAGAGTTTTGGCGGTAACGCCAAGAAGAATGGCGACTGGGCTGCCCAGGTTGTACGCCGCAATGGCAAATACTACTACTATGTGACCGTGGAATCGACCCGCGGTGGACGCGCCATCAACGTGGCCGTGGCCGACAAGCCCGAAGGCCCGTTCAAGGACGCCCGCAACGGCCAGCACCTCGCCGGCCCGAACTGGGACTACATCGACCCGACGGTTTGGATTGACGATGATGGCCAGGCATGGCTCTACTGGGGCAACCCGAAGCTCTATTACGCGAAGCTCAAGGAAAACATGATTGAATTCGACGGTGAAATCAAGGTGTTCGACATGAGCCGCGGTTTCTCGCCGGGCGGAAATTCTGTCTATACCGAAGGTCCGTGGATCCACAAGCGCAACAACAAGTATTACATGCTTTACGCATCTCATGGCACCGGCAACGGCGGCGAACGTATTTCGTACTCTACGAGCGATTCCCCGACGGGTCCGTGGACTTGGGGTGGCCTCATCATGGAACCGGGTAACGGTGCCGCCTTTACGAACCACTGCGGTATCATCGATTTCAAGGGCCGTAGCTTCTTCTTCTATCACAACCAGAAGAACGTGAGCGGTGGTGGCTACAGCCGTTCTACCGCTATCGAAGAATTCACCTGGAACGCGGACGGCACGATTCCGACCATCAAGCCGACCAACAACGGCGTCGTGAAGCCAATCAAGAACCTTGACCCGTTTGACCGCGTTGAGGCCGAGACCAAGTCTTGGGTGGGTGGCATGACGGTAGATAAGCCCCGTGACCCCGAAGGTGGCAACTATACCATCATCAACCATGTGGCTTCGGAAAATGGTGCGGTTTACCTCACCAACATGGGCAGCAACTTCTACACGAAGGTGCGTTCCGTGGACATGGGCGATGGTGCCAAACAGATTGTCGTTTGCACCAAGGGCAACGGTGGCAAGCTCGAACTCCATGCGGGTTCCGAATCTGGCGCTTTGCTTGCGAGCATGACTATTCCGTCCAGCTCCAAGTGGCAAGAAAATATGTTTGATTTGAACGATGCCTCCGGCGTCGAGGACCTCTTCTTCGTCGTCAAGCAGGGCGGTTTCGATTTCGACTACTGGTACATGGAAGGTGCCGTGCCTCCGGTTCCGCAGACGGCCTACAACGACAAGCCGGCAACTATTCCGGGCAAGGTCGAGGCCGAAAACTATGACGTGGGTGGTCACAACAAGGCTTTCTACGACATGGACCGTGAAAACCAGGGCAAGGCCTACCGCGAAGACGAAGTGGACATCGTGGCGATTGACGATTCCAAGTGCGGCGAAACTGCATGCACGGGTTACGCCATCGGTTACACGCAAGAAGACGAATGGGTGGAATACACCATCAACGTCACTGCTGATGCCAAGTACGATATTACGGCGAACATCGCGACCGCTTTCGAAACTGCCGGTATGCAGTTGTTTGTCGACGACAAGGCCATTACGGATGCGATTACGTTCGAAAAAGTGGATTCCGTTTTCACTACCTACAAGGTTGTCGATATCGGTTCCGTGGAACTCAAGAAGGGTGAACACGTTCTCAAGCTGCTCATTACGGGCGCTTACCTGAATGTGGACTGGTTGCAGTTCACCGACCCGAATGCGGGACCGATTTCTATCGCGAAGAATGTACGTCTCGACGTGCATGCGCAAAATACATTCGATGTCTACGGGCTTTCGGGCCAGCATCTGGGGCGTGTTGAACTTCAGGGCGAAACAGTCGCGAAGGCGCTTGCCCGCGATGGATTTGCCCGCGGAATCTACATGGTGCGCGACCTCGGCCATACGAAGGCTTTCCGTGTGCATGTAAAGTAA
- a CDS encoding carbohydrate-binding protein, whose translation MSGMALAATQATFYVAPSGNDSNKGTEQEPFKTITQAQKAVRAINGSMTGDIEVILREGTYALPGTIGFDERDGGKDGHYVRYKAYDGEKPLITGGMAITGWTIHDEANGIWKAEGVEGRFRQLYVNGKKAVRACFPNAIAADEKGAGSFDHDFVRLTKVDSSGRAFDVSADYVKNIKNIEDVEIHLMIAWSENILRLEKVQVNGGTAKLIPKDPERTKLFHRAYPMLGTAFQSNPPKQQVFYLENSYDLLDAAGEWYLDEKEHVLYYKPRSGENMATANVVAPRFNTLFSVLGKDTKNKVGYMSFEGLTFAHSNYTRPSEEGFLDLQAGNFNVDVLADPSRGNWEKLNSNKFLLWRPDAGFRVENAHHMLVKNCTFTQMAATGLDFVSGTNDDVIEGNVFYEIGAAGIMLGKFYQDSTTEIHIPYNPSDKDEISTRDTIRNNLVTNVTNEHQGAVGIGAGYPRYVVIENNEISYTYYSGISVGFGWTKSETAMTNNHINKNNIHHISRLLCDSGPIYTLSNQGTGSEIKENYLHDYGASKWSDYWVLPIYLDEGSSGFTVENNSYRNSPSGVGQNQPGQFTQRNNGGYIESVAQAAGLQGEYKNIADRINNIPLPDFSNTVTQAAFKVVATLPGIIQAEDYDVGGQSVSFSDKDFVNEGNVYREDGVDVVGLGCSDSAMTKDCNGYAIGYTQSGEWLEYSVNVIVASKFVFRANVASGLDVGSFRLFIDGKAVTDTIAVPQGEDWNTYGYVEGETAEIAKGEHVLRIQFTGTYVNLDWIQFALTPEELPIPQKRGVQLNLGERGYDVFGMDGRFVCRIEGMSAMGGFKAALMAKGVKPGMYVVRGLESRKSIRINTVK comes from the coding sequence ATGTCTGGCATGGCTCTTGCCGCGACTCAAGCTACCTTCTATGTCGCCCCCTCGGGCAACGATTCGAACAAGGGAACCGAACAGGAACCCTTCAAGACGATTACGCAGGCACAGAAGGCCGTACGTGCAATCAACGGCTCCATGACGGGCGATATCGAAGTCATTCTCCGCGAGGGTACCTACGCTCTGCCCGGAACTATCGGGTTCGATGAACGCGATGGCGGTAAGGATGGCCATTACGTGCGTTACAAAGCCTACGATGGCGAAAAGCCGCTTATTACCGGCGGTATGGCGATTACCGGTTGGACCATTCACGATGAGGCGAATGGTATCTGGAAGGCCGAAGGCGTCGAAGGCCGTTTCCGCCAGTTGTACGTGAACGGGAAGAAGGCCGTTCGCGCTTGCTTCCCCAACGCAATAGCTGCAGATGAGAAGGGTGCTGGCAGCTTTGATCACGATTTCGTGCGCCTTACGAAGGTAGACTCTTCGGGCCGCGCCTTTGACGTTTCTGCGGACTACGTCAAGAATATCAAGAATATCGAGGATGTTGAAATCCACCTGATGATCGCTTGGTCCGAAAACATCTTGCGATTGGAAAAGGTTCAGGTGAACGGTGGTACTGCAAAACTCATCCCCAAGGATCCTGAACGTACCAAGCTGTTCCATCGCGCATACCCGATGCTCGGCACGGCTTTCCAGAGCAACCCGCCCAAGCAGCAGGTTTTCTACTTGGAAAACTCCTACGATTTGCTAGACGCTGCGGGTGAATGGTACCTGGACGAAAAGGAACATGTGCTTTACTACAAGCCCCGTTCCGGCGAAAACATGGCTACGGCCAATGTGGTTGCCCCCCGCTTCAATACGTTGTTTAGCGTCTTAGGCAAGGATACCAAGAATAAAGTGGGCTACATGTCTTTTGAAGGCCTGACCTTTGCCCATTCCAACTATACCCGCCCCAGCGAAGAAGGTTTCTTGGATTTGCAGGCAGGTAACTTCAATGTGGACGTTCTTGCAGATCCGAGCCGTGGAAACTGGGAAAAGTTGAACAGTAACAAGTTCTTGCTGTGGCGCCCCGATGCCGGCTTCCGCGTCGAAAATGCGCACCACATGCTGGTCAAAAATTGCACCTTCACGCAGATGGCGGCAACTGGCCTTGACTTTGTGTCGGGCACCAACGACGACGTGATTGAAGGCAACGTGTTCTACGAAATTGGTGCTGCCGGCATTATGCTCGGCAAGTTCTATCAGGACTCTACGACTGAAATCCATATTCCGTATAACCCGAGCGACAAGGACGAAATCAGCACGCGCGATACCATTCGTAACAACCTCGTGACTAACGTGACAAACGAACACCAGGGTGCCGTGGGCATTGGCGCTGGCTACCCGCGCTATGTCGTCATCGAAAACAACGAAATATCTTACACGTACTATTCCGGCATTTCGGTGGGCTTTGGCTGGACCAAGAGCGAAACCGCCATGACCAACAACCATATCAACAAGAACAACATTCACCACATTTCTCGTTTGCTTTGCGACTCTGGCCCGATTTATACGCTTTCGAATCAGGGAACCGGCAGTGAAATCAAGGAAAACTACCTCCATGATTACGGTGCCTCCAAGTGGTCTGATTACTGGGTGTTGCCGATTTACCTCGATGAAGGTTCTAGCGGCTTTACCGTCGAAAACAACTCCTACAGGAATTCTCCGAGTGGCGTTGGCCAGAACCAGCCGGGTCAATTTACCCAGAGGAATAATGGTGGCTATATCGAATCCGTTGCGCAGGCTGCCGGTCTCCAGGGTGAATACAAGAACATCGCGGACCGCATCAATAACATCCCGCTTCCCGACTTCAGCAATACTGTCACGCAGGCCGCTTTCAAGGTCGTAGCGACCCTTCCGGGTATCATCCAGGCCGAAGACTACGATGTGGGCGGGCAGAGCGTTTCGTTCAGCGATAAGGATTTCGTGAATGAAGGCAATGTTTACCGCGAAGATGGCGTGGACGTGGTTGGCCTCGGCTGCTCCGATTCCGCCATGACAAAGGATTGCAATGGTTATGCTATCGGTTACACGCAGAGCGGTGAATGGCTCGAATACTCTGTGAACGTGATTGTCGCAAGCAAGTTCGTGTTCCGCGCCAACGTGGCAAGCGGTCTCGACGTCGGTAGTTTTAGACTCTTTATCGATGGCAAGGCCGTTACCGATACCATCGCGGTGCCGCAGGGCGAAGACTGGAATACCTACGGCTATGTGGAAGGCGAAACCGCCGAAATCGCAAAGGGCGAACACGTGCTGCGCATTCAGTTCACGGGCACCTACGTGAACCTTGACTGGATCCAGTTCGCGCTCACTCCCGAAGAACTTCCCATCCCTCAAAAGAGAGGCGTGCAGCTCAATCTCGGTGAACGCGGTTATGACGTGTTCGGAATGGATGGCCGCTTTGTATGCCGCATTGAGGGCATGTCTGCCATGGGTGGCTTCAAGGCAGCCTTGATGGCGAAGGGCGTGAAGCCCGGCATGTATGTGGTTCGTGGTCTTGAAAGCCGCAAGAGCATCAGGATCAATACGGTCAAGTAA
- a CDS encoding glycoside hydrolase family 9 protein codes for MITKNATILSVLAVSATIAATSYQNQVGFISSAPKQIAVVGAAGEDVVFKDAEGNAVLTVKAPEAVMWAPANEEASLVDFSELTTPGTYYAFVGDDSIGHPINISDNALEGVTKASLKFFYFQRSSTELTEEYAGKYARPMGHPDTAVMYHESTGKLDLTGTFNGSKGWYDAGDYGKYVVNSGITTYTLLQLYQQNKAYFDTLNLNIPESNNDVPDILDEIRWNIEWMLTMQDEDGGVFHKLTTKQFAGMVLPDKANKQRYAIGKSTPATWDFVGVTALAADIYKRFDPEFAEKCAVAAGKARWWATLNPHEFFSQPRDVGTGTYTDGNAVDERMWGAAELYRITGQPSALEDLHIFTLIQNRRKLQSWQTVYALAAFTMATNPQIFEQEDVDSAKMLIFTLADSYIEDLNNGFGLAIGNGDFYWGSNSVVANKGMILIHAYILSDDKKYLNAAQGILDYLLGRNPLDISYLTGWGVNQVMNPHHRPSEGDTVVAPVPGMLVGGPNSTADDCAKKFIDADAPAKSYYDNSCSYATNEVAINWNAPFAYLAGSLQAIYATGKKYEVGSDTPAKYDVTAVPAAKTALKTRAAGDRLIFKDNSVRLERTLRDGTKAYFDLRGKAIR; via the coding sequence ATGATAACGAAAAACGCCACAATTCTTTCTGTCCTCGCCGTCTCGGCGACGATAGCAGCAACGTCCTACCAGAATCAGGTGGGGTTCATCTCCAGCGCGCCCAAGCAGATTGCCGTTGTGGGTGCTGCCGGCGAAGATGTCGTGTTCAAGGACGCCGAAGGCAATGCCGTGCTTACGGTCAAGGCTCCCGAAGCCGTCATGTGGGCTCCCGCGAACGAGGAGGCATCACTTGTCGATTTCAGCGAGCTCACCACGCCGGGTACATACTACGCCTTTGTCGGAGACGATTCCATAGGCCACCCCATCAACATATCGGATAACGCGCTTGAAGGCGTGACGAAGGCTTCCTTGAAGTTCTTCTACTTCCAGCGTTCTTCGACCGAACTTACCGAGGAATATGCCGGCAAGTACGCCCGCCCCATGGGCCACCCGGATACTGCCGTGATGTACCACGAATCTACCGGCAAGCTTGACCTTACCGGTACTTTCAACGGGTCGAAGGGCTGGTACGATGCCGGCGACTACGGCAAGTATGTCGTGAACTCCGGTATTACCACCTACACGTTGCTGCAACTGTACCAGCAGAACAAGGCGTATTTCGATACGCTCAACCTGAACATTCCCGAAAGCAATAACGATGTGCCCGATATTCTCGATGAAATCCGCTGGAATATCGAATGGATGCTCACGATGCAGGACGAAGACGGTGGCGTGTTCCACAAGCTTACCACCAAGCAGTTCGCGGGCATGGTTTTGCCCGATAAGGCGAACAAGCAGCGTTACGCTATCGGCAAGAGCACTCCCGCTACTTGGGACTTCGTGGGCGTTACGGCCCTCGCAGCCGATATCTACAAGCGTTTCGATCCCGAATTTGCTGAAAAGTGTGCGGTGGCGGCCGGAAAGGCTCGCTGGTGGGCGACCCTCAATCCGCATGAATTCTTCTCGCAGCCCAGGGACGTGGGCACGGGTACCTACACCGATGGTAACGCCGTTGACGAAAGAATGTGGGGCGCCGCGGAACTCTACCGCATTACCGGCCAGCCCTCGGCTCTTGAAGATTTGCACATATTCACTCTGATCCAGAATCGTCGCAAGCTGCAGAGTTGGCAGACCGTGTATGCCCTTGCCGCATTTACCATGGCCACGAATCCGCAGATTTTTGAGCAGGAAGATGTCGACTCCGCCAAGATGCTCATTTTCACTCTCGCCGACAGCTATATCGAGGATCTCAATAACGGCTTTGGCCTTGCCATCGGCAATGGAGACTTCTACTGGGGTTCCAACAGCGTCGTGGCGAACAAGGGTATGATCCTTATTCATGCCTATATCCTGAGCGACGACAAGAAGTATCTCAATGCGGCTCAGGGAATCCTGGATTACCTGCTGGGTAGAAACCCGCTCGATATTTCGTACCTTACCGGCTGGGGCGTAAACCAGGTCATGAACCCGCATCACCGCCCGAGTGAGGGCGACACAGTCGTGGCGCCAGTCCCGGGAATGCTCGTGGGCGGCCCGAACTCTACCGCCGATGATTGCGCCAAAAAGTTTATCGACGCGGATGCACCCGCCAAGTCCTACTACGATAATTCCTGCAGCTATGCCACGAACGAAGTCGCCATCAACTGGAATGCTCCATTTGCCTACCTTGCCGGCTCCTTGCAGGCCATCTATGCGACCGGCAAGAAGTACGAAGTGGGAAGCGACACGCCGGCGAAATATGATGTCACCGCGGTTCCCGCTGCAAAAACCGCTTTGAAGACCCGCGCCGCTGGCGACAGGCTTATCTTCAAGGACAATTCCGTGCGCTTGGAAAGGACGCTCCGTGACGGGACGAAGGCCTACTTCGACCTTCGCGGCAAGGCAATCCGCTAG
- a CDS encoding glycoside hydrolase N-terminal domain-containing protein, which produces MKSLGVMFGTLACAAVLSFAAADNPLTLWYNSDAGTEFTAALPIGNGYMGGIIYGGVTKDVIGLNESTVWSGGPGDNNKQGAANYLKDARDALFRGDYRSAESIVSDRMIGPGPASFQPVGDLVITTSHSGATNYRRELDLKTAMAKTTYSAGGVNYTREYFASYPDHVIVIRLSASEKGKVSFGATMTTPHRNNSMSSSGNTLIYDVTVNSIKFQNRLNVVADGGTVSVANGNISVNGANEAMLVLTIATNFKSASDVSGNPGSLASAVMEAVKGKSFDDLKAAHLKDYQAIFNRVKLDLGAAHSSAGDVTATRVKNFNSTNDPSFVELYYQFGRYLLISSSRKGGQPANLQGIWNKDTSPMWGSKYTTNINLEMNYWPVETANLAECAWPLIDKIKGMVPQGEKTAKVHWGVDEGWVEHHNTDLWNRSAPIDGAWGLWPTGSGWLSTHLWEHFLFNPTDKAFLEDVYPTMKGAAVFYLNSMVEEPVSGNKYLVTAPSASPENAHGGYNVCFGPTMDNQIIRDVFNYTIEASKVLGKDEDFRARMEAAVKRLPPTRTGKYGQIMEWFEDWDNPNDKHRHVSHLYGLFPSHQITPEETPDLVKGAKTTLEQRGDDATGWSLAWKINFWARLHDGDHAYKLVRMLLTPDRTYNNLFDAHPPFQIDGNFGAVSGINEMLIQSHGGKIQVLPALPSQWKDGSVKGIRARGGFEIDSMAWKGGKLTYIAIKSDVGQKLDVVYGGNEQTYNTVPGSVYEFDGNLKLTNQPFEPVTIPGKIQAESYVAMDGVQIEPDESGEPNLGWINDGDYSSYLINVPAAGTYTLTARVASAAEDASTVTVVNGQGKAVAQFTVDPAKTKGWNDWYETSTTIELDKGEQTIKFDYSGTSDFLLNFDWFSIGKGTDAVPEASRVAVNLSVRAVPMASAPVALMVESSGDFEVRLYTLNGNMVGFRRGAGSTLVEFGLDGSVARGNYVAVVTSGSLKKTLKISAF; this is translated from the coding sequence ATGAAATCGCTTGGTGTAATGTTTGGAACACTGGCCTGCGCTGCGGTTCTCTCCTTCGCGGCTGCGGATAATCCGCTTACCCTCTGGTACAACAGTGACGCGGGTACGGAATTTACGGCTGCGCTCCCCATCGGGAACGGCTACATGGGCGGCATCATTTATGGTGGCGTCACGAAGGATGTCATCGGGCTCAACGAGAGCACGGTTTGGTCGGGCGGCCCGGGCGATAACAACAAGCAGGGTGCGGCGAACTACCTGAAAGATGCCCGCGATGCGCTTTTCCGCGGGGACTACCGTTCGGCGGAATCCATCGTGAGCGACCGCATGATTGGCCCCGGCCCGGCGAGTTTCCAGCCGGTGGGCGACCTCGTGATTACAACCTCCCATTCGGGTGCCACGAACTACCGTCGTGAACTGGACCTCAAGACGGCTATGGCCAAGACGACCTATTCCGCGGGTGGCGTGAACTACACGCGCGAATATTTCGCGAGTTATCCGGACCATGTGATTGTCATCCGTCTGTCGGCAAGCGAGAAGGGGAAGGTCTCCTTCGGGGCGACGATGACGACTCCGCACCGCAACAACAGCATGTCCAGTAGCGGGAATACGCTCATTTACGACGTGACGGTGAACTCCATCAAGTTCCAGAATCGCCTGAACGTAGTCGCCGACGGGGGCACGGTTTCTGTCGCGAACGGGAACATCTCGGTGAACGGCGCGAACGAGGCGATGCTCGTGCTCACGATTGCGACGAACTTCAAGTCGGCTTCCGACGTTTCGGGGAATCCGGGTTCGCTCGCTTCCGCCGTGATGGAAGCGGTGAAGGGTAAGAGCTTCGACGATTTGAAGGCGGCACACCTGAAGGATTACCAGGCGATTTTCAACCGCGTGAAACTGGACTTGGGTGCAGCGCATTCGAGCGCCGGTGATGTTACCGCGACACGAGTGAAGAACTTCAATTCTACGAACGACCCCTCCTTCGTGGAACTCTACTACCAGTTTGGTCGCTACCTGCTCATCTCGAGTTCCCGCAAGGGCGGGCAGCCCGCGAACCTGCAGGGCATCTGGAACAAGGATACGAGCCCGATGTGGGGGAGCAAGTACACCACCAACATCAACCTGGAAATGAACTACTGGCCGGTCGAGACGGCGAACCTCGCGGAATGCGCGTGGCCGCTCATCGACAAGATCAAGGGCATGGTGCCGCAGGGCGAAAAGACTGCGAAGGTGCACTGGGGCGTTGACGAAGGCTGGGTGGAACACCACAATACCGACCTCTGGAACCGTTCCGCTCCGATTGATGGTGCCTGGGGCCTGTGGCCGACGGGTTCCGGCTGGCTTTCTACGCACCTGTGGGAACACTTCCTGTTCAACCCGACGGACAAGGCCTTCCTCGAAGATGTCTATCCGACTATGAAGGGTGCCGCGGTGTTCTACCTGAACAGCATGGTGGAAGAACCGGTGAGCGGCAACAAGTATCTGGTGACTGCCCCGAGCGCATCGCCCGAGAACGCGCATGGCGGCTACAACGTGTGCTTTGGCCCCACGATGGATAACCAGATTATTCGCGACGTATTCAACTATACGATTGAAGCTTCCAAGGTCTTGGGCAAGGACGAAGATTTCCGTGCCCGCATGGAGGCCGCTGTCAAGCGCCTGCCGCCCACGAGGACGGGCAAGTACGGCCAGATTATGGAATGGTTCGAGGACTGGGACAATCCCAACGACAAGCACCGTCATGTGTCGCACCTGTACGGGCTTTTCCCGAGCCACCAGATTACGCCGGAAGAGACTCCCGACTTGGTGAAGGGCGCGAAGACGACTCTCGAACAGCGCGGTGACGATGCGACGGGCTGGTCGCTCGCATGGAAAATCAACTTCTGGGCCCGCCTGCACGATGGCGACCATGCGTACAAGCTTGTGCGTATGCTGCTCACTCCGGATCGCACGTACAACAACCTTTTCGATGCGCATCCGCCGTTCCAGATTGATGGAAACTTCGGTGCGGTTTCGGGCATCAACGAGATGCTCATCCAGAGCCATGGCGGAAAGATTCAGGTTCTGCCCGCGCTTCCCTCGCAGTGGAAAGACGGCAGTGTGAAGGGCATCCGTGCCCGCGGTGGTTTCGAGATTGATTCCATGGCATGGAAGGGCGGCAAGCTCACCTATATCGCCATCAAGTCCGATGTGGGGCAGAAACTCGATGTGGTTTATGGCGGTAACGAGCAGACCTACAATACGGTCCCTGGTTCCGTGTATGAATTCGACGGCAATCTCAAGCTGACGAACCAGCCGTTCGAACCGGTGACGATTCCGGGCAAGATTCAGGCCGAAAGCTATGTGGCGATGGATGGCGTGCAGATTGAACCCGACGAATCGGGAGAGCCGAATCTCGGATGGATCAACGATGGCGATTACAGCTCGTACTTGATAAACGTGCCGGCTGCGGGAACCTACACGCTTACGGCCCGCGTGGCGTCTGCTGCGGAGGATGCTTCTACCGTTACGGTGGTGAATGGCCAAGGCAAAGCGGTGGCGCAGTTCACGGTTGATCCTGCGAAAACGAAAGGCTGGAATGACTGGTACGAGACTTCGACTACGATAGAACTGGACAAGGGCGAACAGACCATCAAGTTCGACTACTCCGGAACGAGCGACTTCCTGTTGAATTTCGACTGGTTCAGCATAGGGAAGGGAACGGATGCAGTTCCTGAGGCATCTAGAGTGGCGGTGAATTTGAGTGTCCGCGCCGTGCCCATGGCGAGCGCCCCTGTCGCCTTGATGGTGGAGTCTTCGGGCGATTTCGAGGTGCGCCTCTATACCCTAAACGGGAACATGGTGGGTTTCCGCCGCGGTGCGGGCAGCACGCTTGTGGAATTCGGCCTGGACGGAAGCGTTGCTCGGGGGAACTATGTCGCGGTCGTCACGAGCGGAAGCTTGAAAAAAACGCTCAAAATCAGTGCTTTTTGA
- a CDS encoding EamA family transporter, producing MSWLILAFASAVFLGFYDLAKKKSVQDNAVRPVLCLCSAFYALFMLPILLTGHCEPLSLHDHLLLMVKAVIVGLSWLFTYNAIAHMPLSISTTIRALAPLFTIMIAVGFMGERPFALQWVGIAICVCSYIGLSMAGRKEMGHFFSNGWVVSMLIGTILASCSGIYDKFILQRMNFEPMTVQVWFSIYMLAVQFITTAFTWFPTRKKTTPFQFRWSFIAVAALLIIADRCYFLAVGNPDALISIITVLRRSSVFISFLAGIIIFRERKSKLKFIALLGVVLGLCLISLGKG from the coding sequence ATGTCATGGTTGATTCTAGCTTTTGCTTCGGCGGTTTTTCTCGGTTTTTACGACCTGGCCAAGAAAAAGTCGGTCCAGGATAACGCCGTCCGTCCGGTACTTTGTCTGTGCAGCGCCTTCTATGCACTATTCATGCTTCCCATCCTGCTGACGGGGCACTGCGAGCCGCTTTCGCTGCACGACCACCTGCTTTTGATGGTAAAGGCGGTCATTGTGGGCTTAAGCTGGCTATTCACCTACAACGCCATCGCGCACATGCCGCTCAGTATTTCTACGACCATCCGCGCGCTCGCCCCGCTGTTCACCATCATGATAGCGGTCGGGTTCATGGGAGAACGTCCCTTCGCGCTGCAGTGGGTGGGTATAGCCATCTGCGTGTGTTCGTACATCGGGCTCAGCATGGCGGGCCGCAAGGAGATGGGGCACTTCTTCAGCAACGGCTGGGTGGTGTCCATGCTCATCGGGACAATCCTCGCGAGCTGCAGCGGCATTTACGACAAGTTTATTTTGCAGCGCATGAATTTCGAGCCGATGACGGTGCAGGTGTGGTTCAGCATCTACATGCTCGCGGTGCAGTTCATCACGACGGCGTTCACGTGGTTCCCGACACGCAAGAAGACGACGCCGTTCCAGTTCCGCTGGAGTTTTATCGCGGTCGCCGCCCTGCTCATCATCGCGGACCGCTGCTACTTTTTGGCGGTGGGAAACCCTGACGCGCTCATATCGATTATCACGGTGCTCAGGCGCTCGAGCGTGTTCATCAGCTTCCTCGCGGGAATCATCATTTTCCGCGAACGCAAGAGCAAGCTCAAGTTTATCGCCCTGCTGGGCGTGGTGCTGGGGCTCTGCCTCATTTCGCTCGGCAAGGGGTAA